DNA from Clostridia bacterium:
TCCCATCCGTGGGTTTGCCGTGACCCTGAGTATCGGTATCATCGCCAGTATGTTCACCGCTATCACTTTGACCAGGTGGCTGCTGCGCTTGACCGTCCAATCAGGCTTGTTTAACAAGCTATCATTTTATGGGGTGAGGAGGTAGCCGTCATGTCAGTGATTCAGAACCGAAAAATCTGGTACGCCATTTCCTTGATCCTCCTCCTGGCTGGGTTCATTTCCCTGGGAATTCAAGGTTTTAATAAAGGAATTGATTTTACATCCGGGAACGTGCTGCAAATTGAATTTGAAGACGTTATTTCCACGCAGCAAGTTGAGGCTGTATTAGATGCTCAGGGCTTGACAGGGTATTCTATTCAAGCGGCGGGTGACGGATCGGATTATATTATCCGGACCAAAGAAATGACGGAAGCACAGAATAGAGAGCTGCTGGCGGCTTTCGAGGAAAAGTTGGGTGAGCTTACAGTTAAGCAAAACCAGAAAGTCGGGGCAGTTATAGGCCGGGAATTGACCAGAAATGCCATCATGGCGCTGGCGATTGCCTCGGTGCTGATGATCATTTACATTTCTTTTCGTTTCCAAGCGGCTTATGGTATCGTCGCCATTCTGGCGCTGCTGCATGACGTGTTAGTTACGGCCGGACTGTTTTCCATTTTTCAAATTGAAATCGACAGCACTTTTGTGGCGGCATTGCTCACTATCGTCGGTTATTCCATCAACAATACCATCGTCATTTTTGACCGGATCCGGGAGAATCTCAGTTTTGACAAGAAACTGCCCTTTGACGTCTTGGTGGACAACAGCATCAAGCAGACCCTTGTCCGTTGCATCAATACGGCAATGACTGTGATATTTGCCCTGCTGGCGTTGATTTTCCTGGGAGGGGCCACTACTAAACTGTTTGCCTTGGCCTTGTTGACGGGTACCGTAGTTGGCACCTATTCATCCATTCTTATTTCTACTTCTCTATTGTATGACTTTCAAACGAAAGTCTTTGCCAATTTTAAAGTAAAACATGCTAATGCTCGCTAAGAAAGCCAGCCGGCAAGGCTGGTTTTTTCATGCAGGAAAATCCTCCCCCATGTCGAATAATGCTAAAAACCAAAAAGGAGTGTTACTTCTGGTACAGGTATACTGGGTTACGGCGTTGCTGTTTGCTTTGATGGTGGCTGTTTTTGCGGTGCAGAATGCGGAAACGGTTAATATCCGGCTCTTGTATTGGCAGTTTCAGGACATTTCCCTGGTGCTGGTCATCCTGGGTTCAGCTGCCGTCGGAGCTTTATTGCTGTTTATCTTGGGCAGTATCAAACAGTTCAGTTTGATGCTGCGGCTAAAGGAAGCGGAGAACAAGATTCGCAAGCTGGAAAACCAATTGAAGGAACTGCAGGCCAGTACACCGCCACCCCAGGCTGAGGAATCCAAGCAAAGCCAACCGGGCGACATGACCTCCCAGTCCCTTTTATGAATCATTCCGGTTTGGTCAAAATCCGGCAATTTTCTTTACAGGCTGTCTGAACAGACAGCTTTTCTATTTACCTGAAGTCTGCTTGCACCTAGGAAATGGTTATTCTATAATGGTTGCATGGAGGAAAGTCGATGAATATCAGAAATACAAAATGGCACCTGCCCTCTTTCGACTGGCATGCCGTGGCTGGGTTAGTCCGGGAACTGTCGATTTCGCCGATTACCGCCAAGGTATTGCTTAACAGGGGTATTGCGACTGCAGAAGAGGGCCGTGTTTTTTTTAATGGCACGCTGTCTGACCTGAGTTCTCCCTGGGATTTGCCGGGCATGGAGGCAGCGGTGCAGCGGATTGTGCGTGGCATCAGGGCAAAAGAAAAAACACTGGTCTTCGGTGATTATGATGTAGACGGCATCACAGCCACTGCCATGGTGGTTTCCTTTCTTAAGCACCTTGACGTCCCCGTTGGATACTATATACCGGAACGGTCAGCAGGCTATGGATTAACCTTGGAGGCGCTGCAAGATATCCACCGGCAGGGTTACAGCTTGATTATTACCGTTGATTGTGGCATTTCGGCCACGGCGGAAATAGCTTATGGTAGGAAGCTGGGTTTAGATTTTGTCATCACGGATCACCACGAGCCGGGGGATATGCTTCCGGATTGTGAAGCGGTCATCAATCCAAAAGCCGGTTGCTGCCGGCACCAGGCAAGGGAACTGGCCGGGGTAGGGGTAGCTTTCAAGCTCCTCCAAGGGCTGGCGGAGAGGCTGGGTTTGGCCCCGGAGAGCCTTTTCAGCTACTTGGATTTGGTGACATTAGGTACCATAGCTGATGTGGTGCCCTTGGTGGGCGAAAACCGCATCATTGTCAAAAACGGTCTGGCTTTGTTGCAAGATTCCGGGAGAACCGGTGTCAGAGCCTTGCTGGAGGCGGTCGGTGTCGGCGACGGGCAGTTGACACCTAACCAGGTAGCATATGCTTTGGCTCCACGGTTGAATGCAGCCGGAAGAATGGCCTCGCCCCTTATCGCTTTGGAAATGCTTTTGACCCATTCGGTGCAAAGAGCGAGAGAGCTGGCTTTGAAGCTGAACGAACTTAATGCCACCCGCCAGCTGCTGGTGCAGCAAGTCATGCAAGAAGCACTGGCCATGATTGAGCAGGAAGCCGGAGCCTGGCTGCAGCCGGTAACGGTTCTGGCTTCTCCCTTGTGGCATCCCGGTGTTATTGGGATTGTGGCGGCAAAGCTGGCGGATATGCTTTTTAAGCCGGTGATCCTGTTAACTGTCGAAGGTGAATTAGCTAAGGGGTCAGGCCGCAGCGTTCCCGGTTTTGACCTTTTTCAGGGCATCCGGCATTGCCAGGACTTGTTGGTAAAAGCCGGCGGGCATTCCCAAGCAGTGGGACTGACCGTGGCGTTGGAGCACCTGGAAGAATTCCGGGAGAGAATCAATTGTTTCGCCGCTGAGGTGTTAAAGACTACCAGGTTGGAACCAACCCTGCCCATTGAAGCTGAGGTGCTGCCGGGCCAATTGGACTTCCAACTGCTGGATGAGCTGGCACAATTGCAGCCATTTGGGTACGGGAATCCGGAACCGGTGTTAGCTTTACGGTCTACCATCATCAGAGACTGTCGTACCGTCGGTAAAGAGGGAGAGCATTTAAAGTTTCAAGTCCTGGCGGGCCAGGAAGCTCTTGACGGTATCGGCTTTAACATGGCGGCGGTACTGAAGGAGCTGGACTTAACGGGTCCGGTGGACTTGGCTTTTCGCCTGCAGCGGAATCTATGGAACGGCCAGGCGAAGTTGCAGCTGGTCCTGGAAGATATTAAACCCTGCCGGGAAACAAAGCCCCGGGTGAATGCTATGTGTTTAGACACCGGGGCAGGACCGGTTGAAGCCGGCGGCCCTGTCCACCGGTGCCGGCATGGGGAGGAACAGTTCCGGCGCCTGGTGCAGCTTATTTTAGAAACAGTGCAAGCAGGAGCGCCGGTTTACCTGGTCTTTCCGACCCAGCGCGTATTAGCCCTTTATGAAAGACTTTTAACCGACGTCTTGGTCAAATACGATGTTACTTGCGGGCGTTATCATAATGGACGTCAACAGAACCCCCCGGAGCAGGTCCGGGTTTTATTAGCCGCGGGGCACCTATTGGATCCCCCACCGGGGGCCAAAGTGGTGCAACTGGCCTATCCTGATTGGGATGATGGGATTGGAGCAGGACATGAAGAAGCGGGAACAGTATTAGGCTTTAAAGAGCCGGCGCCGGGAGCACTCGCTTTTGTGCGGGAACCAATTCCGGCCCGGGGGAAATTGACTTTCTTAAAGGATTTATGCACCGAATGGTCAGGTCCCTTATTCATCTACACCAACCGGTTAAACCAAGTCACCTATTTGTACCAGCAGCTGCGGCTGCTGCTGCCGGAAAGGAAACAAAGGATTTGGTATTATCATCATAACCTGAGTTTTACCCAAAAGGAATTGGTCCTTAACGCCGTTTCCCACGGTTTAGCTGAGATAGTGGTTGCTAATGAGTTTCTTGAATTCCTGATCCCTGAACGTTATGGGGCAGGCACCCGCATCCTTTTGGATGCCCCTTACAGTGTGGAAGAGTTGTACCTGAAAACACGACCGGCCAGACCGGGCATGACAGTGTACGGGGTTTGGGACTGGGAGGAATTATGCCGCAACGAATTGACTTTACAGGCGATTTTCCCGGAAGAACCCCTTTTGGAAGGACTGCTGTTTGCTTTAAAGGAACTGAGTCCCAGCCTGGAGGAGGATCCGGCGGCAGTGGTAAAAGAGATGCGGCTTAAGTTCTCCAGTATTCAAGCACCCACCGTACAGTTTGGCTTGGATATCCTGCGTGAAATCAGCGAATGCCCGGACATTACTTTAGATTATCACCAGACCCGGGTTTATCAAGCAGCCCAGAAAGAAAAAAGAGCTTTCGCCAAACTAAAACACTTGGAGCAAACGGGCGATTACACTGCCTACCTTTTCCGGGGTGCGCCTTGAGTTGACAGTCGACAAGGAGGTGGGGGTAGATGCCGGAGCCCATTGACCAGCTGATTGAACAGATCAAAAGCTATAATCCCCAGGCCGATTGTGACAAGGTGAAAAGGGGATATGAGTATGCCTGCCGGGCTCATCAAGGGCAAAAGCGCAAATCCGGTGAAGATTATATCGTTCACCCGATGGGAGTGGCCAGAATCCTAGCCGAATTGCAGCTGGATGTTACCACCATCACCGCGGGACTGCTCCATGACGTAGTGGAGGATACGGAAATCTCCCTGGGAGATATCAAAGCGGAATTTGGTGAAGAAGTAGCGCTGTTAGTAGATGGGGTCACCAAATTAAGCCGGATTGAGTTTAAATCGAAAGAAGAGCAGCAGGTAGAAAACCTCCGCAAGATGTTCTTGGCCATGGCCAAAGATATCAGGGTGATCTTGATCAAATTGGCGGACCGGCTGCATAACATGCGCACTTTGAAGTACCAGCCCCCTGAGAAACAGAAAGAGATCGCGGAAGAAACGGTAGAGATATTCGCCCCTCTGGCTCACCGTTTGGGTATTTTTAGGTTGAAATGGGAATTGGAAGACCTGTCCCTGCGCTATCTGGAGAAAGAGAAGTATTATGAGCTGGTGCAAGCCATTAACATGAAGCGGCAGGAGCGGGAAGCATATATTAACGAGGTTATCGCCGTTCTCCAGAAACAGCTGCAGGAAATGGGGATTGAAGCTGACATACAAGGGCGACCGAAGCATTTTTACAGCATCTACAACAAGATGGTGAAACAGGGCAAGACCCTGAGCGAGATTTACGACCTGATTGCCGTGCGGGTGATTGTCAGCACCGTCAAGGACTGTTACGGAGTCCTAGGTGTAGTGCACAGCTTGTGGAAGCCCATTCCGGGCCGGTTCAAGGATTATATCGCCATGCCTAAACCCAACATGTATCAATCCCTGCATACTACGGTGATCGGCCCCCGGGGCGAACCCTTTGAGATCCAAATCCGGACCTGGGAAATGCACCGGACTTCCGAGTACGGCATCGCGGCCCACTGGCGTTACAAGGAAGGTTCTGCCCTTTCAGACCGGGAGTTTGAAGATAAACTGTCCTGGCTTAGGCAGTTGTTGGAATGGCAAAGGGAATTGCGGGATGCCCGGGAGTTTATGGACTCCCTGAAAATAGATCTATTCTCCGACCGGGTTTACGTCTTTACACCCAAGGGCGATGTGGTGGAGCTTTCCGCCGGCTCGGTACCCATTGATTTTGCTTACCGGGTGCATACCGACGTCGGTCACCGGTGTATCGGTGCTAAAGTTAACGGGCGCATTGTGCCCCTGGATTATGAATTGAAAACCGGAGATATTGTGGAAATCCTGACCTCCAAGACCGGCGCCCCGAGCCGGGATTGGCTTAATATCGTGAAAACCTCCCAGGCGAAGAATAGGATTAGGCAGTGGTTCAGAAAGGAAGAGCGGGAGGAGAACGTTAGCAAAGGACGGGAATTACTGGAAAGAGAAGCTAGGAAGCAAGGATTAACGGAGGAAGACTACAGGCTGACATATTTGGCCGAGGTGGCCAAGAAATTTAATTTCCAGGGAGTAGAGGAGCTGTATTTAGCCGTCAATGACGGTGTGATCACCGTTCCCCAGGTGCTCATGAAGCTCCGGGAGATCAGCAAGAGTTCCAAAGGGGAAAGCGAAGAGGCTGCCCTGGCTGTTACTCCCAGTAAGGCCAACCGGAAACCATCAAAAGGTATTAAAGTCAAAGGCATTGACAATGTGATGCTCAGGCTGTCCCGTTGCTGTAATCCTTTACCGGGAGATGATATCATCGGTTATGTGACCAGGGGAAGAGGCGTCTCCATTCACCGCACCGATTGTCCCAATATTACTCACTACCGGGCGGAAGACGCCGGGCGGCTGATCGAGGTTACCTGGGACGAGGAAGTTGACGGGATTTTCCAAGTTCAATTGGAGGCCATCGCCATTGACCGGCCCCGGTTAGCGATGGATATTATGATGGCTGTGGCGGATACCAAGACGGTCATTAACGCCATTAATGCGCGCAGCACCAAAGATAATCTTGCCACGGTAGACCTAAAGCTTGAAATCAGGGGCATGGAGCATTTAGAATATATTACCAACAAGATTAAGAAAGTACATGATGTCATCGAAGTAAAGAGGGTTACACCCAGTTAGAGGAGTGTTGCGGATGCGAGCCGTAGTACAAAGAGCAGCAAAGGGCAGGGTGACCATTGCCGGTGAGGTGGTGGGAGAAATCGGTCGCGGATTGGTGGTCCTACTAGGCGTGGGCCATGCGGATACTAAAGATGACCTGGATTACCTGGCCTCCAAAATAGTCAACTTGCGCATTTTTCCCGATGAAGAAGGAAAAATGAACCGGTCCATCAAAGATGTCGGCGGTCAGATGTTGATCGTCTCTCAATTCACCCTATACGGGGATTGCCGCAAGGGTCGCCGACCAAGTTTTATTGATGCGGCTGCATCTGAGAAGGCAAACAAATTGTATGAAGAATTTGTGGCTTTAATTCAAGCTGAAGGGATCCCGGTGGCCACCGGGCGTTTTCAGGAAGAAATGCTGGTGGAGATTCATAATGACGGGCCGGTGACCATTCTCTTAGACAGCAAGTGAGAATTCTAAAAAGGCGGGTGGATGGAAATGATTTTAAAAAGGCTGGAAGTAGGCCCTTTGGGAACTAATTGTTATATTCTTGGTTGCGAACAGACTTTAAAAGGTGCGGTAATTGATCCCGGCGGGGATGCCGGGATGATTAAGCGGGAAATCGATGCCCTCAAGCTTGAGATAGAGTACATTATTAATACCCACGGGCATGGCGACCATATTCTTGGCAACGAGGAGCTTAAAGAACTGACCGGCGCCTCCCTATTAATCCATGAAGAGGATGCCGGTTATCTTGTGGATCCCCAGAAAAACCTGACTGGGTTTTTCGGCAAGGCCATCAAGGGATTACAAGCGGACAGGTTGTTAAAAGAAGGGGATGCAATCAACATCGGTCAAGAGGTTACCCTGACTGTGATCCATACGCCGGGCCATACACCCGGGGGCATCTGCCTGGATACCGGTGAGCACTTGTTTACCGGTGATACTCTTTTTGCCGGTTCCATCGGTAGAACTGACTTTCCGGGTGGATCGTACCAAACATTA
Protein-coding regions in this window:
- a CDS encoding LapA family protein, translated to MSNNAKNQKGVLLLVQVYWVTALLFALMVAVFAVQNAETVNIRLLYWQFQDISLVLVILGSAAVGALLLFILGSIKQFSLMLRLKEAENKIRKLENQLKELQASTPPPQAEESKQSQPGDMTSQSLL
- the recJ gene encoding single-stranded-DNA-specific exonuclease RecJ; the encoded protein is MNIRNTKWHLPSFDWHAVAGLVRELSISPITAKVLLNRGIATAEEGRVFFNGTLSDLSSPWDLPGMEAAVQRIVRGIRAKEKTLVFGDYDVDGITATAMVVSFLKHLDVPVGYYIPERSAGYGLTLEALQDIHRQGYSLIITVDCGISATAEIAYGRKLGLDFVITDHHEPGDMLPDCEAVINPKAGCCRHQARELAGVGVAFKLLQGLAERLGLAPESLFSYLDLVTLGTIADVVPLVGENRIIVKNGLALLQDSGRTGVRALLEAVGVGDGQLTPNQVAYALAPRLNAAGRMASPLIALEMLLTHSVQRARELALKLNELNATRQLLVQQVMQEALAMIEQEAGAWLQPVTVLASPLWHPGVIGIVAAKLADMLFKPVILLTVEGELAKGSGRSVPGFDLFQGIRHCQDLLVKAGGHSQAVGLTVALEHLEEFRERINCFAAEVLKTTRLEPTLPIEAEVLPGQLDFQLLDELAQLQPFGYGNPEPVLALRSTIIRDCRTVGKEGEHLKFQVLAGQEALDGIGFNMAAVLKELDLTGPVDLAFRLQRNLWNGQAKLQLVLEDIKPCRETKPRVNAMCLDTGAGPVEAGGPVHRCRHGEEQFRRLVQLILETVQAGAPVYLVFPTQRVLALYERLLTDVLVKYDVTCGRYHNGRQQNPPEQVRVLLAAGHLLDPPPGAKVVQLAYPDWDDGIGAGHEEAGTVLGFKEPAPGALAFVREPIPARGKLTFLKDLCTEWSGPLFIYTNRLNQVTYLYQQLRLLLPERKQRIWYYHHNLSFTQKELVLNAVSHGLAEIVVANEFLEFLIPERYGAGTRILLDAPYSVEELYLKTRPARPGMTVYGVWDWEELCRNELTLQAIFPEEPLLEGLLFALKELSPSLEEDPAAVVKEMRLKFSSIQAPTVQFGLDILREISECPDITLDYHQTRVYQAAQKEKRAFAKLKHLEQTGDYTAYLFRGAP
- a CDS encoding D-tyrosyl-tRNA(Tyr) deacylase — protein: MRAVVQRAAKGRVTIAGEVVGEIGRGLVVLLGVGHADTKDDLDYLASKIVNLRIFPDEEGKMNRSIKDVGGQMLIVSQFTLYGDCRKGRRPSFIDAAASEKANKLYEEFVALIQAEGIPVATGRFQEEMLVEIHNDGPVTILLDSK
- a CDS encoding bifunctional (p)ppGpp synthetase/guanosine-3',5'-bis(diphosphate) 3'-pyrophosphohydrolase; translated protein: MPEPIDQLIEQIKSYNPQADCDKVKRGYEYACRAHQGQKRKSGEDYIVHPMGVARILAELQLDVTTITAGLLHDVVEDTEISLGDIKAEFGEEVALLVDGVTKLSRIEFKSKEEQQVENLRKMFLAMAKDIRVILIKLADRLHNMRTLKYQPPEKQKEIAEETVEIFAPLAHRLGIFRLKWELEDLSLRYLEKEKYYELVQAINMKRQEREAYINEVIAVLQKQLQEMGIEADIQGRPKHFYSIYNKMVKQGKTLSEIYDLIAVRVIVSTVKDCYGVLGVVHSLWKPIPGRFKDYIAMPKPNMYQSLHTTVIGPRGEPFEIQIRTWEMHRTSEYGIAAHWRYKEGSALSDREFEDKLSWLRQLLEWQRELRDAREFMDSLKIDLFSDRVYVFTPKGDVVELSAGSVPIDFAYRVHTDVGHRCIGAKVNGRIVPLDYELKTGDIVEILTSKTGAPSRDWLNIVKTSQAKNRIRQWFRKEEREENVSKGRELLEREARKQGLTEEDYRLTYLAEVAKKFNFQGVEELYLAVNDGVITVPQVLMKLREISKSSKGESEEAALAVTPSKANRKPSKGIKVKGIDNVMLRLSRCCNPLPGDDIIGYVTRGRGVSIHRTDCPNITHYRAEDAGRLIEVTWDEEVDGIFQVQLEAIAIDRPRLAMDIMMAVADTKTVINAINARSTKDNLATVDLKLEIRGMEHLEYITNKIKKVHDVIEVKRVTPS
- a CDS encoding MBL fold metallo-hydrolase, translated to MILKRLEVGPLGTNCYILGCEQTLKGAVIDPGGDAGMIKREIDALKLEIEYIINTHGHGDHILGNEELKELTGASLLIHEEDAGYLVDPQKNLTGFFGKAIKGLQADRLLKEGDAINIGQEVTLTVIHTPGHTPGGICLDTGEHLFTGDTLFAGSIGRTDFPGGSYQTLINSVRTKLFTLPGDRRVWPGHGPGSTLAYEKQTNPFFR
- the secF gene encoding protein translocase subunit SecF, whose protein sequence is MSVIQNRKIWYAISLILLLAGFISLGIQGFNKGIDFTSGNVLQIEFEDVISTQQVEAVLDAQGLTGYSIQAAGDGSDYIIRTKEMTEAQNRELLAAFEEKLGELTVKQNQKVGAVIGRELTRNAIMALAIASVLMIIYISFRFQAAYGIVAILALLHDVLVTAGLFSIFQIEIDSTFVAALLTIVGYSINNTIVIFDRIRENLSFDKKLPFDVLVDNSIKQTLVRCINTAMTVIFALLALIFLGGATTKLFALALLTGTVVGTYSSILISTSLLYDFQTKVFANFKVKHANAR